The Blastomonas fulva genome contains a region encoding:
- a CDS encoding Crp/Fnr family transcriptional regulator: protein MHANELAELLASHSLFADCETDELSDIILRGHFVRYRKGQEIMGQGDDGDNLLIILTGFARVSMVASNGHEIVLDYAEPGYVIGEIAFLDGGPRTASIEALTELTALSLSRPAFEEIAERHVAMPRRMLRVMAKRLRQANDVIEADRAFTSGPRLARYLLRLMVSGANEGKLKLDLSQSELGTFAGLSREQINRQLSAWSDAGLIELEQGRVKIVDRETLLEISEAA from the coding sequence ATGCACGCCAACGAGCTTGCCGAACTGCTGGCCAGCCACAGCCTGTTTGCCGATTGCGAAACCGACGAGCTTTCCGACATCATCCTGCGTGGCCACTTCGTGCGCTATCGCAAAGGCCAGGAGATCATGGGCCAGGGGGATGATGGCGACAATTTGCTGATCATCCTGACCGGATTTGCCCGGGTCAGCATGGTCGCAAGCAACGGCCACGAGATTGTGCTGGATTATGCAGAACCGGGCTATGTGATCGGCGAGATCGCATTTCTGGATGGTGGGCCGAGAACCGCGTCGATCGAGGCGCTGACCGAACTGACCGCCTTGTCGCTCTCGCGCCCGGCCTTCGAGGAAATCGCCGAGCGCCATGTCGCGATGCCGCGGCGGATGCTGCGGGTGATGGCCAAGCGGTTGCGACAGGCGAACGACGTGATCGAGGCGGACCGGGCGTTCACCTCCGGACCCAGGCTGGCGCGCTATCTGCTGCGACTGATGGTATCGGGAGCCAATGAGGGCAAACTCAAGCTGGACCTGAGCCAGAGCGAATTGGGGACGTTCGCGGGTTTGTCACGAGAACAGATTAATCGTCAGCTGTCCGCCTGGTCCGACGCCGGGTTGATTGAGCTGGAGCAGGGCAGGGTGAAGATCGTGGATCGCGAGACGTTGCTGGAGATATCCGAAGCCGCGTGA
- a CDS encoding Hsp20 family protein, whose protein sequence is MNRFDFTPYRRTTVGFDRLFDLLENQARAAQGDNYPPFNIERNSDDAYRVTIAVAGFKADEIDITAQQNLLVVSGRKAAETESRGNFLHMGIANRNFERRFELADFVRVSDAGLEDGLLTIDLVREVPEAMKPKKITISSGTPKLSVVEGASQEDGDSKAA, encoded by the coding sequence ATGAACCGTTTCGACTTTACCCCTTATCGCCGCACGACCGTTGGCTTCGACCGGCTGTTCGACTTGCTGGAAAATCAGGCGCGGGCCGCGCAGGGCGATAACTACCCGCCGTTCAACATCGAGCGCAACAGCGACGACGCCTATCGCGTCACCATTGCGGTCGCCGGATTCAAGGCTGACGAGATCGACATCACCGCGCAGCAGAACCTGCTGGTGGTATCGGGTCGCAAGGCTGCGGAGACCGAATCGCGCGGCAACTTCCTCCACATGGGCATCGCCAACCGCAACTTCGAACGCCGTTTTGAGCTGGCCGATTTTGTCCGGGTCAGCGATGCGGGTCTCGAAGACGGCCTGCTGACCATCGATCTGGTCCGCGAAGTGCCCGAGGCGATGAAGCCCAAGAAGATCACGATCAGCAGCGGAACGCCCAAGCTGTCCGTGGTTGAGGGCGCCAGCCAGGAAGACGGAGACAGCAAGGCGGCGTGA
- a CDS encoding lipoprotein-releasing ABC transporter permease subunit, whose protein sequence is MLSTFEWTIAKRYLLPGRGEAFIFLVAGISLIAVMLGVAALIIVMSVMNGFRAELLDKIVGLNGHAVVQGYGGRLKNWQEILAETRKMDGVVAASPLIEQPLLVNYEGRVEAILVRGTDAPDIAALKDKTILGSVSALKAGASKVAIGSRLAQNLGVRIGDSITIINPAGRSTPFGTVPREILYEVAAIVEIGVYDYDKAFVIMPMRDAQLLLLLGDQVGMIEVTTRDADEVSQILAPLAERLRGQAIISDWRTINASLFEALAVERVAMFIVLSIIILVAVFNILSSLIMLVRAKTRDIAILRTMGASRKSLLKIFITVGLIIGSLGTLAGLGLGFVFLYFRQSIVMFVQLVTGQELWDPSIRFLTELPSRTDPMEVLGITAMAMIFSFLATLYPALKASGTDPVQVLRYE, encoded by the coding sequence ATGCTGTCCACATTCGAATGGACGATCGCCAAACGCTATCTGCTGCCAGGGCGCGGAGAAGCGTTCATTTTCCTGGTTGCCGGGATCAGCCTTATCGCCGTCATGCTGGGCGTCGCGGCGCTTATCATCGTGATGAGCGTGATGAACGGCTTTCGCGCCGAACTGCTCGACAAGATCGTGGGGCTCAACGGCCATGCGGTGGTGCAGGGCTATGGCGGACGGCTAAAGAACTGGCAGGAGATCCTCGCCGAAACCCGCAAGATGGATGGCGTCGTGGCGGCATCGCCGCTGATCGAGCAGCCGCTGCTGGTCAACTACGAAGGCCGGGTCGAGGCGATCCTGGTGCGCGGCACCGATGCGCCGGACATCGCCGCGCTCAAGGACAAGACCATATTGGGCTCGGTGAGCGCGCTCAAGGCGGGCGCATCGAAGGTCGCGATCGGATCGCGGCTGGCGCAGAACCTGGGCGTCCGCATTGGCGACAGCATCACCATCATCAACCCGGCGGGCCGCTCGACACCGTTTGGCACGGTCCCGCGCGAAATTCTCTACGAGGTCGCCGCGATCGTCGAGATCGGCGTGTATGATTACGACAAGGCGTTCGTGATCATGCCGATGCGCGATGCGCAGCTGCTGCTGCTGCTGGGCGATCAGGTGGGGATGATCGAGGTCACTACCCGCGATGCCGACGAGGTCAGTCAGATTCTCGCTCCTCTGGCGGAGCGTTTGCGCGGACAGGCGATCATCTCCGACTGGCGCACGATCAATGCCTCCTTGTTCGAGGCGCTCGCGGTCGAGCGGGTGGCGATGTTCATCGTGCTGTCGATCATCATCCTGGTGGCCGTGTTCAACATATTGTCGTCGCTGATCATGCTGGTTCGCGCCAAGACCCGCGACATCGCGATCCTGCGCACCATGGGGGCGAGCCGAAAGTCGCTGCTCAAGATATTCATCACCGTCGGGCTGATCATCGGATCGCTGGGCACGCTTGCCGGATTGGGGCTGGGCTTTGTCTTCCTCTATTTCCGCCAGAGCATCGTGATGTTCGTGCAGCTTGTCACCGGGCAGGAGCTGTGGGACCCGTCGATCCGCTTCCTCACCGAGCTGCCCAGCCGCACCGATCCGATGGAGGTGCTGGGCATCACCGCGATGGCGATGATCTTCAGCTTCCTCGCCACGCTCTACCCGGCGCTCAAGGCTTCGGGAACTGATCCTGTGCAGGTGTTGCGTTATGAGTGA
- a CDS encoding ABC transporter ATP-binding protein, which produces MSDAVIHLTDVRRSFAQGGVTIDVLKGIDLAVQPGEIVGLLGPSGSGKSTMLQAVGLLEGGFTGSIRIAGEEAANLSSNGRTLLRKTALGFIYQFHHLLPDFTARENVVLPQLIMGKTRDEAAERADQLLSRLGLGQRLDHRPSQLSGGEQQRVAVARALANRPKVVLADEPTGNLDEATADIVFAEFLHLVREEGSAALVATHNERLATRMDRVVRLHDGRIA; this is translated from the coding sequence ATGAGTGATGCGGTCATCCATCTCACCGACGTCCGCCGCAGCTTTGCGCAAGGCGGGGTCACCATCGACGTGCTCAAGGGCATCGACCTGGCGGTGCAGCCGGGCGAGATCGTCGGGTTGCTGGGGCCTTCGGGCTCGGGCAAGTCCACTATGCTGCAGGCGGTCGGTCTGCTCGAAGGGGGCTTTACCGGTTCGATCCGCATCGCGGGCGAAGAGGCTGCCAACCTGTCGAGCAACGGTCGCACGCTGCTTCGCAAGACCGCGTTGGGGTTCATCTACCAGTTCCACCATCTGCTGCCCGATTTCACCGCGCGCGAGAACGTCGTGCTGCCGCAGCTGATCATGGGCAAGACCCGCGACGAGGCTGCAGAACGTGCCGACCAGCTGCTCTCGCGGCTGGGTCTGGGGCAACGGCTGGACCATCGCCCCAGCCAGCTTTCGGGCGGCGAACAGCAACGGGTTGCCGTCGCCCGGGCACTGGCCAACCGCCCGAAGGTGGTTCTGGCCGACGAACCGACCGGAAATCTGGACGAGGCGACCGCCGACATAGTGTTCGCGGAGTTCCTCCATCTTGTAAGGGAAGAAGGCAGCGCGGCTTTGGTGGCCACCCATAACGAAAGACTGGCCACGCGCATGGACCGGGTTGTCCGCCTGCACGATGGAAGGATCGCATGA
- a CDS encoding glutathione peroxidase yields MTVFEYNMPLPDGSTRPLSDYAGKVLLIVNTASKCGFTPQYEGLEALHRDLGDRGFEVLGYPCNQFGAQEPGDAEEIKNFCSLTYDVTFPLSAKIAVNGEEADPLWKYLKSQQAGLMGSRAIKWNFTKFLIDRKGNVVARYGSMIKPEQLKADIEKLL; encoded by the coding sequence ATGACCGTTTTTGAATACAATATGCCGCTGCCCGATGGCAGCACCAGGCCGCTGTCCGACTATGCCGGCAAGGTGCTACTGATCGTCAACACTGCGTCCAAATGCGGCTTCACGCCGCAATATGAAGGTCTCGAGGCGCTGCACCGCGATCTGGGCGATCGCGGGTTCGAGGTGCTGGGCTATCCGTGCAACCAGTTCGGCGCGCAGGAACCCGGCGACGCCGAAGAGATCAAGAATTTCTGCTCGCTGACCTATGACGTCACCTTCCCGCTGTCGGCCAAGATCGCCGTGAACGGAGAAGAGGCCGATCCGTTGTGGAAGTATCTCAAGAGCCAGCAGGCAGGCCTCATGGGCAGCCGGGCGATCAAGTGGAACTTCACCAAGTTCCTGATCGACCGCAAGGGCAACGTCGTCGCGCGTTATGGCTCGATGATCAAGCCCGAGCAGCTGAAGGCGGATATCGAGAAGCTTCTGTAA
- the dnaE gene encoding DNA polymerase III subunit alpha, which yields MAYEPFVPLRVFSAYTMLEGAIEPKAIAKTAHARGFPAIALADRNGLYAGMPFADGCMESGIQPIIGTLLCVARPDVAGSAPVLDWLALYAQNAAGYDNLCDLVSHAHLDRPLELPAHVPFERLEGRTDGVIALTGAGEGALVRLLAAGQTDAAKAYCDRLQTLFGDRLYVELCRRGEEIETLAETALLDLAYARGLPLVATNPACYSDPGFHAAHDAMLCIARGEYVGAANRERSSPEAWIKSAPMMRELFSDLPEALVNTLVVAQRCAFAPPKRKPILPSLAGDLEGEAAQLRADAFAGLEMRLSTYTDQSEEERKAYFERLEFEVNVIVGMGFPGYFLIVADFIKWAKDHNIPVGPGRGSGAGSVVAWALTITDLDPIRLGLLFERFLNPERVSMPDFDIDFCETRRGEVIRYVQAKYGRDHVAQIITFGKLKARAVLRDTGRVLQMGYGRIDGLCKLVPNHPTDPWKLDRALAGVEELRHQYRDDAEVKRLFDLAMQLEGLPRHSSTHAAGVVIGDRPLAQLVPLYRDPRSDMPVTQFDMKYVETAGLVKFDFLGLKTLSVLHKATEMLEKRGIKVDLSTLPWDDAGVYELLKRGDTVGVFQLESEGMRRTLAQVKPTAFGDIIALVSLYRPGPMDNIPSFGARKNGRETITYPHPLLEDILKETYGIIVYQEQVMQAAQVLAGYSLGDADLLRRAMGKKIKAEMDQQRGRFVEGAGRNNIDTKKANELFDLIDKFAGYGFNKSHAAAYALLAYQTAWLKAHYPHEFFAASMCFDMHQSEKLNIFVDDMRRMGVACLPPCINASEAEFSVEETPEGLAVRYALAGLKNVGEKAMEGVVATRIASGPFASLGDFADRVDPGQLNKRQIESLAAAGAFDGFEIERASVHGGADMVLAVAADAHRQRTSGQGGLFGDVQQPGQSLRLPASKPWAMGERMTAERDAFGFFFSAHPVTEFAATARSQGARPYQQVVETMDVRVGERKTAKVAALVEGCNRRQSKRGNAFVMVDLSDESGQFSASSFDDDIVAAMPEWASQSACLLIELEFDRSSEDQAPRATIRRARPLDEIKVTFRHRASIDVLRPEALGQLSQLVGEPGGGQDELHARLIMGQGRVMPVKLGNRFRLDAETIEALRALDGIAVRNVESFATQRPDLRLVS from the coding sequence ATGGCTTATGAACCCTTCGTCCCGCTTCGCGTCTTCTCGGCATACACCATGCTTGAAGGCGCGATCGAGCCCAAGGCGATCGCCAAGACCGCACATGCGCGCGGCTTTCCCGCGATCGCTCTGGCCGACCGCAACGGGTTGTATGCGGGCATGCCGTTTGCCGATGGCTGCATGGAAAGCGGCATCCAGCCGATCATCGGAACGTTGCTGTGCGTGGCGAGGCCCGATGTTGCAGGCTCTGCGCCGGTGCTCGACTGGCTGGCGCTCTATGCGCAGAACGCCGCTGGATACGACAATCTGTGCGATCTGGTGTCGCACGCGCATCTCGACCGCCCGCTCGAGCTTCCCGCGCACGTTCCGTTCGAACGGCTCGAAGGCCGCACTGATGGCGTGATCGCGCTGACCGGCGCGGGCGAGGGCGCGCTGGTGCGGCTGCTCGCCGCTGGGCAGACCGATGCCGCCAAGGCCTATTGCGACCGCTTGCAGACGCTTTTTGGCGACCGGCTGTATGTCGAATTGTGCCGCCGCGGCGAGGAGATCGAGACGCTGGCAGAAACCGCATTGCTTGACCTTGCTTACGCGCGCGGCCTGCCGCTCGTCGCCACCAACCCCGCCTGCTATTCGGACCCCGGCTTCCACGCCGCGCATGATGCGATGCTGTGCATTGCGCGTGGCGAATATGTCGGCGCGGCCAACCGTGAACGCAGCTCGCCCGAGGCGTGGATCAAGTCCGCGCCGATGATGCGCGAGCTGTTCAGCGATCTGCCCGAGGCTTTGGTCAACACTTTGGTCGTCGCGCAGCGCTGCGCCTTTGCGCCGCCCAAGCGCAAGCCGATCCTGCCCAGCCTTGCAGGTGATCTCGAGGGCGAGGCGGCGCAGCTGCGAGCGGATGCGTTCGCCGGGCTGGAGATGCGGCTATCGACCTATACCGACCAGAGCGAGGAAGAGCGCAAGGCGTATTTCGAACGGCTGGAGTTCGAGGTCAACGTCATCGTCGGCATGGGTTTCCCGGGCTACTTCCTAATCGTTGCCGACTTCATCAAATGGGCCAAGGATCACAACATCCCGGTGGGTCCGGGACGTGGATCGGGCGCGGGCTCGGTCGTCGCCTGGGCGCTGACCATCACCGATCTTGACCCGATCCGGCTGGGGCTGCTGTTCGAGCGTTTTTTGAACCCCGAACGCGTTTCCATGCCCGACTTCGATATCGACTTCTGCGAAACCCGTCGTGGCGAGGTGATCCGCTATGTCCAGGCCAAATACGGCCGCGACCACGTGGCGCAGATCATCACCTTCGGAAAATTGAAGGCGCGCGCGGTGCTGCGCGACACGGGGCGTGTGCTGCAGATGGGCTATGGCCGCATCGACGGGCTGTGCAAATTGGTACCCAACCACCCGACCGATCCGTGGAAGCTGGATCGCGCGCTGGCAGGCGTCGAGGAGCTGCGCCATCAGTATCGCGACGATGCCGAGGTCAAACGGCTGTTCGACCTTGCGATGCAGCTCGAGGGCCTGCCACGGCACAGCTCTACCCACGCCGCCGGCGTCGTCATCGGCGACCGTCCGCTGGCGCAACTGGTGCCGCTGTATCGCGACCCGCGTTCGGACATGCCGGTCACCCAGTTCGACATGAAGTATGTCGAGACCGCTGGCCTTGTGAAGTTCGACTTCCTGGGCCTCAAGACGCTGTCGGTGCTGCACAAGGCGACCGAGATGCTGGAAAAGCGCGGCATCAAGGTCGATCTGAGCACGCTGCCCTGGGACGATGCAGGGGTGTACGAGCTGCTCAAGCGCGGCGATACCGTCGGCGTGTTCCAGCTGGAATCCGAAGGCATGCGCCGCACGCTGGCGCAGGTGAAGCCGACCGCGTTCGGTGACATCATCGCGCTGGTCTCGCTCTATCGCCCGGGTCCGATGGACAATATCCCCAGCTTCGGTGCGCGCAAGAACGGGCGCGAGACGATCACGTATCCGCACCCCTTGCTTGAGGATATCCTCAAGGAAACCTACGGCATCATCGTCTATCAGGAACAGGTGATGCAGGCAGCCCAGGTGCTCGCGGGCTATTCGCTCGGCGATGCCGACCTTTTGCGCCGCGCGATGGGCAAGAAGATCAAGGCGGAGATGGACCAGCAGCGTGGCCGGTTTGTCGAGGGCGCGGGCCGCAACAATATCGACACCAAGAAGGCCAACGAGCTGTTCGACTTGATCGACAAGTTCGCAGGCTATGGCTTCAACAAGAGCCATGCGGCGGCCTATGCACTGCTGGCTTACCAAACCGCGTGGCTCAAGGCGCATTACCCGCACGAGTTCTTCGCGGCATCGATGTGTTTCGACATGCACCAGAGCGAAAAGCTCAACATCTTCGTCGATGACATGCGGCGGATGGGCGTTGCCTGCCTGCCGCCGTGCATCAACGCCAGCGAGGCCGAGTTCTCGGTCGAGGAAACGCCCGAGGGCCTGGCGGTGCGCTATGCGCTTGCGGGTCTCAAGAACGTCGGCGAAAAGGCGATGGAGGGCGTGGTCGCGACGCGCATCGCGAGCGGTCCGTTCGCGTCGCTGGGCGACTTTGCCGACCGGGTCGATCCGGGCCAGCTCAACAAGCGCCAGATCGAAAGCCTGGCCGCAGCAGGCGCCTTTGACGGTTTCGAGATCGAACGCGCTTCGGTGCATGGCGGCGCAGACATGGTGCTGGCGGTTGCAGCGGACGCGCATCGCCAGCGCACCAGCGGGCAGGGCGGTCTGTTCGGCGATGTCCAGCAGCCCGGCCAGTCGCTGCGGTTGCCCGCATCCAAACCTTGGGCGATGGGCGAGCGGATGACCGCGGAGCGCGACGCGTTCGGCTTCTTCTTCTCCGCGCACCCGGTGACAGAGTTTGCTGCAACCGCGCGATCGCAGGGCGCACGGCCCTATCAGCAGGTCGTCGAGACGATGGATGTCCGCGTCGGCGAGCGCAAGACCGCCAAGGTCGCCGCGCTGGTGGAAGGCTGCAACCGGCGCCAGAGCAAGCGTGGCAACGCCTTTGTCATGGTCGACCTGTCGGACGAAAGCGGGCAGTTTTCGGCAAGCTCTTTCGATGACGACATCGTCGCAGCCATGCCCGAATGGGCGAGCCAGTCCGCCTGTCTGCTGATCGAGCTCGAGTTCGACCGGTCGAGCGAGGACCAGGCGCCGCGCGCCACCATCCGCCGCGCACGTCCGCTCGACGAGATCAAGGTGACCTTCCGCCACCGCGCGAGCATCGACGTGCTGCGACCCGAGGCGCTGGGGCAGCTCTCGCAACTGGTGGGCGAACCCGGCGGCGGCCAGGACGAACTCCACGCTCGGCTGATCATGGGGCAGGGGCGGGTGATGCCGGTCAAGCTCGGCAATCGCTTCCGGCTGGATGCCGAGACGATCGAGGCGCTGCGCGCGCTCGATGGGATTGCGGTGCGCAATGTCGAATCCTTTGCCACCCAGCGCCCCGACCTGCGCCTCGTGAGTTGA